The Vespula vulgaris chromosome 12, iyVesVulg1.1, whole genome shotgun sequence genome window below encodes:
- the LOC127068242 gene encoding esterase FE4-like isoform X2: MYVLILAIDFENIDTSPMIETKFGSIVGKWTKSSLGLNIATFLGIPYAEPPIGDLRFREPKAWNRTWDELEAKSDTLPCLQLIDLNTIIGSEDCLYLNVYVPASQRQEENVKYPVLVFIHGGAFNVGSNNSTFLPATYWADQQVILVVINYRLGPLGFFSLANSASPGNYGLKDMTMALKWVVENIESFGGDRSSVTLMGQSAGAAAVHILALSKKTEGLFDKYILHSGSALAAWAVHPKHIIRKVSEDMADDLGCSKKFDTTNSNTLDNNVTEINDNIEEDYIYKNYNNTFVNYDLEMIECMRSLDAKKILMKLSNLYAQNKYHYCFFGPTIEDESSDAILTMFPMEIIKKQLFRDIPCIIGVVQDEGLLKTFDFYGDSKKLSTFVNNFDTLLPGFLEVQDVINNVDNFTSSIKDFYFSENSTIEDYHILLKNITQMAGDGLITWSTYKTARYLSEVMKSNLFFYCFAYSGTFSSRFKNGTQISHGVNHGDELNYFFPILNKEFESLMLFNTESDNTMINIMTELWSHFMRTGVPSTWSIANWPAYRYHHEYMLFKGSQDINITIEKNYYLKDRMEFWDNLIYNYSDESIEWYFDNNEIENIEKTNRGYRLRMIKYVYLLIIANIIISM, translated from the exons atgtatgtat TGATACTCGCAatcgattttgaaaatatcgatacgTCTCCTATGATCGAGACGAAGTTTGGATCGATCGTTGGAAAATGGACGAAGAGTTCGCTCGGATTAAATATTGCTACTTTTCTTGGTATACCCTATGCGGAACCACCGATCGGTGATTTAAGATTTCGT GAACCAAAAGCATGGAATCGTACATGGGACGAATTAGAAGCAAAATCTGATACTTTGCCGTGTCTACAACTCATCGATCTTAACACGATAATTGGCTCGGAGGATTGTCTTTATCTGAACGTCTACGTGCCAGCg AGTCAACGtcaagaagaaaatgttaaataccCAGTATTGGTATTTATTCATGGGGGAGCATTTAATGTAGGCAGCAACAATAGCACGTTCTTGCCGGCGACTTATTGGGCCGATCAGCAAGTGATTCTAGTCGTGATAAATTATCGATTGGGCCCTTTAG GATTTTTTAGTTTGGCCAATAGCGCCTCACCAGGTAATTATGGATTGAAGGACATGACGATGGCCTTGAAATGGGTAGTAGAAAACATTGAGAGTTTTGGTGGTGATCGTAGTTCGGTTACATTGATGGGACAAAGCGCTGGTGCTGCAGCAGTACATATTTTAgctttatcgaaaaaaacgGAAGgtctttttgataaatatatattacacagtGGATCTGCATTAGCTGCTTGGGCGGTACATCCAAAACATATCATTAGAAAAGTTTCGGAGGACATGGCCGATGATCTCGGTTGTTCCAAAAAATTCGATACAACGAATTCTAACACGTTAGATAATAACGTTACCGagattaatgataatatcgaagaggactatatttataagaattataataatacgttcGTTAATTACGATCTAGAAATGATCGAGTGTATGAGATCGTTGGACGCCAAGAAGATCTTAATGAAGCTTTCCAATCTC TATGCCCAAAATAAGTATCACTATTGCTTTTTTGGGCCAACGATTGAGGACGAGTCCAGTGACGCCATTTTAACGATGTTTCCTATggagattataaaaaaacaacttTTTCGCGACATACCCTGTATAATAGGAGTTGTCCAGGACGAAGGTTTACTCAAGACATTTg atttcTACGGAGACTCTAAGAAACTGAGTACGTTTGTGAACAATTTTGATACGTTATTACCAGGATTTTTAGAAGTTCAGGATGTTATTAACAATGTGGATAATTTTACGAGTTCCatcaaagatttttatttcagcgAGAACAGTACTATTGAAGATTATCACATTCTATTAAAGAATATCACTCAG atgGCAGGGGACGGTCTAATCACATGGTCAACGTACAAAACTGCTAGATATTTATCGGAAGTCAtgaaatcgaatttatttttctattgtttcgCTTATTCCGGCACATTTAGCTCCAGATTTAAAAATGGCACTCAAATATCTCATG GTGTTAATCATGGTGACgaacttaattatttttttcctatattgAACAAAGAGTTTGAATCATTGATGTTGTTTAATACCGAGAGCGATAATACcatgattaatataatgacGGAATTATGGTCACATTTTATGAGGACAGG GGTACCGAGTACTTGGAGTATAGCCAATTGGCCGGCGTATCGTTATCATCACGAATACATGCTTTTCAAAGGTTCacaagatattaatataacgatagagaaaaattattatctaaagGATAGAATGGAATTTTgggataatttaatatataattatagcgACGAATCTATCGAATGGTATTTCGATAAcaacgaaatagaaaatatcgaaaaaacgAATCGAGGATACCGTCTCAGGATGATTaaatacgtttatttattaattatagctaatatcataatatctatgtga
- the LOC127068242 gene encoding esterase FE4-like isoform X4, which translates to MILAIDFENIDTSPMIETKFGSIVGKWTKSSLGLNIATFLGIPYAEPPIGDLRFREPKAWNRTWDELEAKSDTLPCLQLIDLNTIIGSEDCLYLNVYVPASQRQEENVKYPVLVFIHGGAFNVGSNNSTFLPATYWADQQVILVVINYRLGPLGFFSLANSASPGNYGLKDMTMALKWVVENIESFGGDRSSVTLMGQSAGAAAVHILALSKKTEGLFDKYILHSGSALAAWAVHPKHIIRKVSEDMADDLGCSKKFDTTNSNTLDNNVTEINDNIEEDYIYKNYNNTFVNYDLEMIECMRSLDAKKILMKLSNLYAQNKYHYCFFGPTIEDESSDAILTMFPMEIIKKQLFRDIPCIIGVVQDEGLLKTFDFYGDSKKLSTFVNNFDTLLPGFLEVQDVINNVDNFTSSIKDFYFSENSTIEDYHILLKNITQMAGDGLITWSTYKTARYLSEVMKSNLFFYCFAYSGTFSSRFKNGTQISHGVNHGDELNYFFPILNKEFESLMLFNTESDNTMINIMTELWSHFMRTGVPSTWSIANWPAYRYHHEYMLFKGSQDINITIEKNYYLKDRMEFWDNLIYNYSDESIEWYFDNNEIENIEKTNRGYRLRMIKYVYLLIIANIIISM; encoded by the exons a TGATACTCGCAatcgattttgaaaatatcgatacgTCTCCTATGATCGAGACGAAGTTTGGATCGATCGTTGGAAAATGGACGAAGAGTTCGCTCGGATTAAATATTGCTACTTTTCTTGGTATACCCTATGCGGAACCACCGATCGGTGATTTAAGATTTCGT GAACCAAAAGCATGGAATCGTACATGGGACGAATTAGAAGCAAAATCTGATACTTTGCCGTGTCTACAACTCATCGATCTTAACACGATAATTGGCTCGGAGGATTGTCTTTATCTGAACGTCTACGTGCCAGCg AGTCAACGtcaagaagaaaatgttaaataccCAGTATTGGTATTTATTCATGGGGGAGCATTTAATGTAGGCAGCAACAATAGCACGTTCTTGCCGGCGACTTATTGGGCCGATCAGCAAGTGATTCTAGTCGTGATAAATTATCGATTGGGCCCTTTAG GATTTTTTAGTTTGGCCAATAGCGCCTCACCAGGTAATTATGGATTGAAGGACATGACGATGGCCTTGAAATGGGTAGTAGAAAACATTGAGAGTTTTGGTGGTGATCGTAGTTCGGTTACATTGATGGGACAAAGCGCTGGTGCTGCAGCAGTACATATTTTAgctttatcgaaaaaaacgGAAGgtctttttgataaatatatattacacagtGGATCTGCATTAGCTGCTTGGGCGGTACATCCAAAACATATCATTAGAAAAGTTTCGGAGGACATGGCCGATGATCTCGGTTGTTCCAAAAAATTCGATACAACGAATTCTAACACGTTAGATAATAACGTTACCGagattaatgataatatcgaagaggactatatttataagaattataataatacgttcGTTAATTACGATCTAGAAATGATCGAGTGTATGAGATCGTTGGACGCCAAGAAGATCTTAATGAAGCTTTCCAATCTC TATGCCCAAAATAAGTATCACTATTGCTTTTTTGGGCCAACGATTGAGGACGAGTCCAGTGACGCCATTTTAACGATGTTTCCTATggagattataaaaaaacaacttTTTCGCGACATACCCTGTATAATAGGAGTTGTCCAGGACGAAGGTTTACTCAAGACATTTg atttcTACGGAGACTCTAAGAAACTGAGTACGTTTGTGAACAATTTTGATACGTTATTACCAGGATTTTTAGAAGTTCAGGATGTTATTAACAATGTGGATAATTTTACGAGTTCCatcaaagatttttatttcagcgAGAACAGTACTATTGAAGATTATCACATTCTATTAAAGAATATCACTCAG atgGCAGGGGACGGTCTAATCACATGGTCAACGTACAAAACTGCTAGATATTTATCGGAAGTCAtgaaatcgaatttatttttctattgtttcgCTTATTCCGGCACATTTAGCTCCAGATTTAAAAATGGCACTCAAATATCTCATG GTGTTAATCATGGTGACgaacttaattatttttttcctatattgAACAAAGAGTTTGAATCATTGATGTTGTTTAATACCGAGAGCGATAATACcatgattaatataatgacGGAATTATGGTCACATTTTATGAGGACAGG GGTACCGAGTACTTGGAGTATAGCCAATTGGCCGGCGTATCGTTATCATCACGAATACATGCTTTTCAAAGGTTCacaagatattaatataacgatagagaaaaattattatctaaagGATAGAATGGAATTTTgggataatttaatatataattatagcgACGAATCTATCGAATGGTATTTCGATAAcaacgaaatagaaaatatcgaaaaaacgAATCGAGGATACCGTCTCAGGATGATTaaatacgtttatttattaattatagctaatatcataatatctatgtga
- the LOC127068242 gene encoding esterase FE4-like isoform X5, translating into MIETKFGSIVGKWTKSSLGLNIATFLGIPYAEPPIGDLRFREPKAWNRTWDELEAKSDTLPCLQLIDLNTIIGSEDCLYLNVYVPASQRQEENVKYPVLVFIHGGAFNVGSNNSTFLPATYWADQQVILVVINYRLGPLGFFSLANSASPGNYGLKDMTMALKWVVENIESFGGDRSSVTLMGQSAGAAAVHILALSKKTEGLFDKYILHSGSALAAWAVHPKHIIRKVSEDMADDLGCSKKFDTTNSNTLDNNVTEINDNIEEDYIYKNYNNTFVNYDLEMIECMRSLDAKKILMKLSNLYAQNKYHYCFFGPTIEDESSDAILTMFPMEIIKKQLFRDIPCIIGVVQDEGLLKTFDFYGDSKKLSTFVNNFDTLLPGFLEVQDVINNVDNFTSSIKDFYFSENSTIEDYHILLKNITQMAGDGLITWSTYKTARYLSEVMKSNLFFYCFAYSGTFSSRFKNGTQISHGVNHGDELNYFFPILNKEFESLMLFNTESDNTMINIMTELWSHFMRTGVPSTWSIANWPAYRYHHEYMLFKGSQDINITIEKNYYLKDRMEFWDNLIYNYSDESIEWYFDNNEIENIEKTNRGYRLRMIKYVYLLIIANIIISM; encoded by the exons ATGATCGAGACGAAGTTTGGATCGATCGTTGGAAAATGGACGAAGAGTTCGCTCGGATTAAATATTGCTACTTTTCTTGGTATACCCTATGCGGAACCACCGATCGGTGATTTAAGATTTCGT GAACCAAAAGCATGGAATCGTACATGGGACGAATTAGAAGCAAAATCTGATACTTTGCCGTGTCTACAACTCATCGATCTTAACACGATAATTGGCTCGGAGGATTGTCTTTATCTGAACGTCTACGTGCCAGCg AGTCAACGtcaagaagaaaatgttaaataccCAGTATTGGTATTTATTCATGGGGGAGCATTTAATGTAGGCAGCAACAATAGCACGTTCTTGCCGGCGACTTATTGGGCCGATCAGCAAGTGATTCTAGTCGTGATAAATTATCGATTGGGCCCTTTAG GATTTTTTAGTTTGGCCAATAGCGCCTCACCAGGTAATTATGGATTGAAGGACATGACGATGGCCTTGAAATGGGTAGTAGAAAACATTGAGAGTTTTGGTGGTGATCGTAGTTCGGTTACATTGATGGGACAAAGCGCTGGTGCTGCAGCAGTACATATTTTAgctttatcgaaaaaaacgGAAGgtctttttgataaatatatattacacagtGGATCTGCATTAGCTGCTTGGGCGGTACATCCAAAACATATCATTAGAAAAGTTTCGGAGGACATGGCCGATGATCTCGGTTGTTCCAAAAAATTCGATACAACGAATTCTAACACGTTAGATAATAACGTTACCGagattaatgataatatcgaagaggactatatttataagaattataataatacgttcGTTAATTACGATCTAGAAATGATCGAGTGTATGAGATCGTTGGACGCCAAGAAGATCTTAATGAAGCTTTCCAATCTC TATGCCCAAAATAAGTATCACTATTGCTTTTTTGGGCCAACGATTGAGGACGAGTCCAGTGACGCCATTTTAACGATGTTTCCTATggagattataaaaaaacaacttTTTCGCGACATACCCTGTATAATAGGAGTTGTCCAGGACGAAGGTTTACTCAAGACATTTg atttcTACGGAGACTCTAAGAAACTGAGTACGTTTGTGAACAATTTTGATACGTTATTACCAGGATTTTTAGAAGTTCAGGATGTTATTAACAATGTGGATAATTTTACGAGTTCCatcaaagatttttatttcagcgAGAACAGTACTATTGAAGATTATCACATTCTATTAAAGAATATCACTCAG atgGCAGGGGACGGTCTAATCACATGGTCAACGTACAAAACTGCTAGATATTTATCGGAAGTCAtgaaatcgaatttatttttctattgtttcgCTTATTCCGGCACATTTAGCTCCAGATTTAAAAATGGCACTCAAATATCTCATG GTGTTAATCATGGTGACgaacttaattatttttttcctatattgAACAAAGAGTTTGAATCATTGATGTTGTTTAATACCGAGAGCGATAATACcatgattaatataatgacGGAATTATGGTCACATTTTATGAGGACAGG GGTACCGAGTACTTGGAGTATAGCCAATTGGCCGGCGTATCGTTATCATCACGAATACATGCTTTTCAAAGGTTCacaagatattaatataacgatagagaaaaattattatctaaagGATAGAATGGAATTTTgggataatttaatatataattatagcgACGAATCTATCGAATGGTATTTCGATAAcaacgaaatagaaaatatcgaaaaaacgAATCGAGGATACCGTCTCAGGATGATTaaatacgtttatttattaattatagctaatatcataatatctatgtga
- the LOC127068242 gene encoding esterase FE4-like isoform X3, producing the protein MILAIDFENIDTSPMIETKFGSIVGKWTKSSLGLNIATFLGIPYAEPPIGDLRFREPKAWNRTWDELEAKSDTLPCLQLIDLNTIIGSEDCLYLNVYVPASQRQEENVKYPVLVFIHGGAFNVGSNNSTFLPATYWADQQVILVVINYRLGPLGFFSLANSASPGNYGLKDMTMALKWVVENIESFGGDRSSVTLMGQSAGAAAVHILALSKKTEGLFDKYILHSGSALAAWAVHPKHIIRKVSEDMADDLGCSKKFDTTNSNTLDNNVTEINDNIEEDYIYKNYNNTFVNYDLEMIECMRSLDAKKILMKLSNLYAQNKYHYCFFGPTIEDESSDAILTMFPMEIIKKQLFRDIPCIIGVVQDEGLLKTFDFYGDSKKLSTFVNNFDTLLPGFLEVQDVINNVDNFTSSIKDFYFSENSTIEDYHILLKNITQMAGDGLITWSTYKTARYLSEVMKSNLFFYCFAYSGTFSSRFKNGTQISHGVNHGDELNYFFPILNKEFESLMLFNTESDNTMINIMTELWSHFMRTGVPSTWSIANWPAYRYHHEYMLFKGSQDINITIEKNYYLKDRMEFWDNLIYNYSDESIEWYFDNNEIENIEKTNRGYRLRMIKYVYLLIIANIIISM; encoded by the exons TGATACTCGCAatcgattttgaaaatatcgatacgTCTCCTATGATCGAGACGAAGTTTGGATCGATCGTTGGAAAATGGACGAAGAGTTCGCTCGGATTAAATATTGCTACTTTTCTTGGTATACCCTATGCGGAACCACCGATCGGTGATTTAAGATTTCGT GAACCAAAAGCATGGAATCGTACATGGGACGAATTAGAAGCAAAATCTGATACTTTGCCGTGTCTACAACTCATCGATCTTAACACGATAATTGGCTCGGAGGATTGTCTTTATCTGAACGTCTACGTGCCAGCg AGTCAACGtcaagaagaaaatgttaaataccCAGTATTGGTATTTATTCATGGGGGAGCATTTAATGTAGGCAGCAACAATAGCACGTTCTTGCCGGCGACTTATTGGGCCGATCAGCAAGTGATTCTAGTCGTGATAAATTATCGATTGGGCCCTTTAG GATTTTTTAGTTTGGCCAATAGCGCCTCACCAGGTAATTATGGATTGAAGGACATGACGATGGCCTTGAAATGGGTAGTAGAAAACATTGAGAGTTTTGGTGGTGATCGTAGTTCGGTTACATTGATGGGACAAAGCGCTGGTGCTGCAGCAGTACATATTTTAgctttatcgaaaaaaacgGAAGgtctttttgataaatatatattacacagtGGATCTGCATTAGCTGCTTGGGCGGTACATCCAAAACATATCATTAGAAAAGTTTCGGAGGACATGGCCGATGATCTCGGTTGTTCCAAAAAATTCGATACAACGAATTCTAACACGTTAGATAATAACGTTACCGagattaatgataatatcgaagaggactatatttataagaattataataatacgttcGTTAATTACGATCTAGAAATGATCGAGTGTATGAGATCGTTGGACGCCAAGAAGATCTTAATGAAGCTTTCCAATCTC TATGCCCAAAATAAGTATCACTATTGCTTTTTTGGGCCAACGATTGAGGACGAGTCCAGTGACGCCATTTTAACGATGTTTCCTATggagattataaaaaaacaacttTTTCGCGACATACCCTGTATAATAGGAGTTGTCCAGGACGAAGGTTTACTCAAGACATTTg atttcTACGGAGACTCTAAGAAACTGAGTACGTTTGTGAACAATTTTGATACGTTATTACCAGGATTTTTAGAAGTTCAGGATGTTATTAACAATGTGGATAATTTTACGAGTTCCatcaaagatttttatttcagcgAGAACAGTACTATTGAAGATTATCACATTCTATTAAAGAATATCACTCAG atgGCAGGGGACGGTCTAATCACATGGTCAACGTACAAAACTGCTAGATATTTATCGGAAGTCAtgaaatcgaatttatttttctattgtttcgCTTATTCCGGCACATTTAGCTCCAGATTTAAAAATGGCACTCAAATATCTCATG GTGTTAATCATGGTGACgaacttaattatttttttcctatattgAACAAAGAGTTTGAATCATTGATGTTGTTTAATACCGAGAGCGATAATACcatgattaatataatgacGGAATTATGGTCACATTTTATGAGGACAGG GGTACCGAGTACTTGGAGTATAGCCAATTGGCCGGCGTATCGTTATCATCACGAATACATGCTTTTCAAAGGTTCacaagatattaatataacgatagagaaaaattattatctaaagGATAGAATGGAATTTTgggataatttaatatataattatagcgACGAATCTATCGAATGGTATTTCGATAAcaacgaaatagaaaatatcgaaaaaacgAATCGAGGATACCGTCTCAGGATGATTaaatacgtttatttattaattatagctaatatcataatatctatgtga
- the LOC127068242 gene encoding esterase FE4-like isoform X1, whose translation MLSQGFIFLLSLTVILAIDFENIDTSPMIETKFGSIVGKWTKSSLGLNIATFLGIPYAEPPIGDLRFREPKAWNRTWDELEAKSDTLPCLQLIDLNTIIGSEDCLYLNVYVPASQRQEENVKYPVLVFIHGGAFNVGSNNSTFLPATYWADQQVILVVINYRLGPLGFFSLANSASPGNYGLKDMTMALKWVVENIESFGGDRSSVTLMGQSAGAAAVHILALSKKTEGLFDKYILHSGSALAAWAVHPKHIIRKVSEDMADDLGCSKKFDTTNSNTLDNNVTEINDNIEEDYIYKNYNNTFVNYDLEMIECMRSLDAKKILMKLSNLYAQNKYHYCFFGPTIEDESSDAILTMFPMEIIKKQLFRDIPCIIGVVQDEGLLKTFDFYGDSKKLSTFVNNFDTLLPGFLEVQDVINNVDNFTSSIKDFYFSENSTIEDYHILLKNITQMAGDGLITWSTYKTARYLSEVMKSNLFFYCFAYSGTFSSRFKNGTQISHGVNHGDELNYFFPILNKEFESLMLFNTESDNTMINIMTELWSHFMRTGVPSTWSIANWPAYRYHHEYMLFKGSQDINITIEKNYYLKDRMEFWDNLIYNYSDESIEWYFDNNEIENIEKTNRGYRLRMIKYVYLLIIANIIISM comes from the exons ATGTTGTCTCaaggatttatatttttattatcgttaacaGTGATACTCGCAatcgattttgaaaatatcgatacgTCTCCTATGATCGAGACGAAGTTTGGATCGATCGTTGGAAAATGGACGAAGAGTTCGCTCGGATTAAATATTGCTACTTTTCTTGGTATACCCTATGCGGAACCACCGATCGGTGATTTAAGATTTCGT GAACCAAAAGCATGGAATCGTACATGGGACGAATTAGAAGCAAAATCTGATACTTTGCCGTGTCTACAACTCATCGATCTTAACACGATAATTGGCTCGGAGGATTGTCTTTATCTGAACGTCTACGTGCCAGCg AGTCAACGtcaagaagaaaatgttaaataccCAGTATTGGTATTTATTCATGGGGGAGCATTTAATGTAGGCAGCAACAATAGCACGTTCTTGCCGGCGACTTATTGGGCCGATCAGCAAGTGATTCTAGTCGTGATAAATTATCGATTGGGCCCTTTAG GATTTTTTAGTTTGGCCAATAGCGCCTCACCAGGTAATTATGGATTGAAGGACATGACGATGGCCTTGAAATGGGTAGTAGAAAACATTGAGAGTTTTGGTGGTGATCGTAGTTCGGTTACATTGATGGGACAAAGCGCTGGTGCTGCAGCAGTACATATTTTAgctttatcgaaaaaaacgGAAGgtctttttgataaatatatattacacagtGGATCTGCATTAGCTGCTTGGGCGGTACATCCAAAACATATCATTAGAAAAGTTTCGGAGGACATGGCCGATGATCTCGGTTGTTCCAAAAAATTCGATACAACGAATTCTAACACGTTAGATAATAACGTTACCGagattaatgataatatcgaagaggactatatttataagaattataataatacgttcGTTAATTACGATCTAGAAATGATCGAGTGTATGAGATCGTTGGACGCCAAGAAGATCTTAATGAAGCTTTCCAATCTC TATGCCCAAAATAAGTATCACTATTGCTTTTTTGGGCCAACGATTGAGGACGAGTCCAGTGACGCCATTTTAACGATGTTTCCTATggagattataaaaaaacaacttTTTCGCGACATACCCTGTATAATAGGAGTTGTCCAGGACGAAGGTTTACTCAAGACATTTg atttcTACGGAGACTCTAAGAAACTGAGTACGTTTGTGAACAATTTTGATACGTTATTACCAGGATTTTTAGAAGTTCAGGATGTTATTAACAATGTGGATAATTTTACGAGTTCCatcaaagatttttatttcagcgAGAACAGTACTATTGAAGATTATCACATTCTATTAAAGAATATCACTCAG atgGCAGGGGACGGTCTAATCACATGGTCAACGTACAAAACTGCTAGATATTTATCGGAAGTCAtgaaatcgaatttatttttctattgtttcgCTTATTCCGGCACATTTAGCTCCAGATTTAAAAATGGCACTCAAATATCTCATG GTGTTAATCATGGTGACgaacttaattatttttttcctatattgAACAAAGAGTTTGAATCATTGATGTTGTTTAATACCGAGAGCGATAATACcatgattaatataatgacGGAATTATGGTCACATTTTATGAGGACAGG GGTACCGAGTACTTGGAGTATAGCCAATTGGCCGGCGTATCGTTATCATCACGAATACATGCTTTTCAAAGGTTCacaagatattaatataacgatagagaaaaattattatctaaagGATAGAATGGAATTTTgggataatttaatatataattatagcgACGAATCTATCGAATGGTATTTCGATAAcaacgaaatagaaaatatcgaaaaaacgAATCGAGGATACCGTCTCAGGATGATTaaatacgtttatttattaattatagctaatatcataatatctatgtga